A region from the Manihot esculenta cultivar AM560-2 chromosome 13, M.esculenta_v8, whole genome shotgun sequence genome encodes:
- the LOC110630311 gene encoding inositol-3-phosphate synthase: MFIEKFKVESPNVKYTEDEIHSVYSYETTDLVHENRNGTYEWIVKPKTVKYEFKTNTHVPKLGVMLVGWGGNNGSTLTGGVIANRQGISWATKDKVQQANYFGSLTQASSIRVGSFNGEEIYAPFKSLLPMVNPDDIVFGGWDISDMNLADAMARAKVFEIDLQKQLRPYMESMVPLPGIYDPDFIAANQGSRANNVIKGTKKEQVQQIIKDIREFKEKSKVDKVVVLWTANTERYSNVVVGLNDTMENLLASLEKNEAEISPSTLYALACVLEEVPFINGSPQNTFVPGLIDLAIKSNSLIGGDDFKSGQTKMKSVLVDFLVGAGIKPTSIVSYNHLGNNDGLNLSAPQTFRSKEISKSNVVDDMVASNGILYEPGEHPDHVVVIKYVPYVGDSKRAMDEYTSEIFMGGKNTIVLHNTCEDSLLAAPIILDLVLLAELCTRIQLKAEGEGKFHSFHPVATILSYLTKAPLVPPGTPVVNALSKQRAMLENILRACVGLAPENNMILEYK, translated from the exons ATGTTCATTGAGAAGTTTAAGGTTGAGAGTCCTAATGTTAAGTATACAGAGGATGAGATTCACTCTGTGTATAGCTACGAGACCACTGATCTTGTTCACGAGAACAGGAATGGCACTTATGAATGGATTGTGAAGCCCAAAACTGTCAAATACGAATTCAAGACCAATACCCATGTCCCTAAGCTAGG GGTTATGCTCGTGGGGTGGGGAGGAAATAATGGTTCCACTCTAACCGGTGGGGTTATAGCCAATAGACA AGGAATCTCTTGGGCAACCAAGGACAAAGTTCAACAGGCTAATTACTTTGGCTCACTCACCCAAGCTTCATCGATCCGAGTTGGGTCTTTCAATGGAGAGGAGATTTATGCTCCGTTCAAGAGCCTCCTTCCCATG GTGAATCCAGATGACATCGTGTTTGGTGGCTGGGACATCAGTGACATGAACTTGGCAGATGCCATGGCCAGGGCCAAGGTCTTTGAAATTGATCTTCAAAAGCAACTGAGGCCCTACATGGAATCTATGGTCCCACTCCCCGGAATCTATGACCCTGATTTCATCGCTGCCAATCAAGGGTCACGTGCCAACAACGTGATCAAAGGGACCAAGAAAGAGCAGGTccagcaaataattaaagacaTTAG GGAGTTTAAGGAGAAAAGCAAGGTGGACAAGGTGGTTGTTCTGTGGACTGCCAACACTGAGAGGTACAGTAATGTTGTTGTGGGCCTAAATGATACCATGGAGAACCTCTTGGCTTCGTTGGAGAAAAATGAAGCTGAAATATCTCCATCAACCTTGTATGCTTTAGCTTGTGTTTTAGAGGAAGTTCCTTTCATTAATGGAAGCCCACAGAACACTTTTGTTCCAG GCCTTATTGATTTGGCCATTAAGAGCAACAGTTTGATTGGTGGAGATGATTTCAAGAGTGGTCAGACCAAGATGAAATCTGTACTTGTTGATTTCCTTGTTGGTGCCGGTATAAAG CCAACATCAATAGTGAGTTACAATCATCTAGGAAACAATGATGGTTTGAACTTGTCAGCACCTCAAACTTTCCGTTCCAAGGAAATCTCCAAAAGCAATGTTGTTGACGACATGGTCGCTAGCAATGGCATCCTCTATGAACCTGGGGAGCACCCTGATCATGTTGTGGTCATCAAG TATGTTCCTTATGTAGGAGATAGCAAGAGAGCCATGGATGAGTACACTTCAGAAATTTTCATGGGTGGCAAAAACACCATAGTCCTGCATAACACCTGCGAGGACTCCCTTTTGGCTGCACCCATCATCCTGGATTTGGTTCTTCTTGCTGAGCTCTGCACCAGGATCCAGCTTAAAGCTGAAGGGGAG GGCAAGTTCCACTCTTTCCACCCTGTGGCTACCATTCTCAGTTACCTTACCAAGGCTCCTCTT GTTCCACCAGGCACACCAGTGGTGAATGCACTGTCAAAGCAGCGAGCAATGCTTGAGAACATACTGAGAGCTTGTGTTGGCTTGGCTCCTGAGAACAACATGATTTTGGAATACAAGTGA